A region of Vigna radiata var. radiata cultivar VC1973A chromosome 10, Vradiata_ver6, whole genome shotgun sequence DNA encodes the following proteins:
- the LOC106775722 gene encoding E3 ubiquitin-protein ligase UPL6, with the protein MFFSGDPSTRKRVDLGGRSSKERDRKNLLEQTRLERNRRLWLRQQNSAALKIQKCFRGRKVVRTERSKLREKFLSIYGENCQNLDRNAFGPDSDFLRQFLYFFNAESIDDFLILVQICRLLQQYVQETGDVVQLFAAEDYLSRCALVNYRVKQFVYTCIRAVHHNRYHLKDQLLLTLKESNVSAIPLLEVLVLLIDPKLPWSCKIVSSLSKNSAFSLLREIILTGKDNAENCIYSEKGSSLERVLTVVTCHIGQKPCICSPTDPVYSFSSQILSIPFLWHVFPNLKQVFAQQGLGQHYVHEMATWLPNLMNSLPNDISDEFPTYACLLGNILETGGIALSRPDCSFDMAVDLASVTTFLLESYPSPTRSDGRENSKIANDEMTGEDEVMEVVLDRKLNQQISNAIDTRFLLQLTTILFRDFSSSNGSDHEPEDREVAAVGAVCGFLHVIFNTLPLEKIMTVLAYRTELVPILWNFMKRCHENKKWSSLSERLSYLSGDAPGWLLPLSVFCPVYKHMLMIVDNEEYYEQEKPLSLKDIRSLITLLRQALWQLLWVNHTTSANLVKSGPVSTAIKKQFEAIQQRVSIVVSELLSQLQDWNNRRQFTSPSDFHADGVNDYFISQAIIENTRANEILKQAPFLIPFTSRAKIFTSQLAAARQRQGSQAVFTRNRFKIRRNHILEDAYNQMSQLSEDDLRGLIRVAFVNEFGVEEAGIDGGGIFKDFMENITRAAFDVQYGLFKETADHLLYPNPGSGMIHEQHLQFFHFLGTLLAKAMFEGILVDLPFATFFLSKLKQKHNYLNDLPSLDPELYRHLIFLKHYEGDISELELYFVIVNNEYGEQTEEELLPRGKNIRVTNENVITFIHLVANHRLNCQIRQQSSHFLRGFQQLIQKDWIDMFNEHELQLLISGSLDSLDVDDLRQHTNYAGGYRSEDYVIETFWEVLKGFSSENKRNFLKFVTGCSRGPLLGFRYLEPLFCIQKAGGNASEEALDRLPTSATCMNLLKLPPYKSKEQMETKLLYAINADAGFDLS; encoded by the exons atgtttttcagCGGCGATCCTTCTACTCGTAAGCGTGTTGATTTAGGCGGTCGCAGCTCGAAAGAACGGGATAGAAAGAATCTTCTTGAGCAGACACGATTAGAGCGGAACCGGCGTTTGTGGTTGCGCCAGCAGAACTCTGCTGCACTCAAGATTCAG AAATGCTTCAGAGGGAGAAAAGTTGTCAGAACAGAACGGTCTAAACTACGAGAGAAATTTCTTAGCATCTATGGGGAGAACTGTCAGAACTTAGACAG GAATGCTTTTGGTCCAGATTCAGATTTCCTCCGTCAGTTCCTCTATTTCTTTAATGCAGAAAgtattgatgattttttaattcttgTGCAAATTTGCCGATTGCTTCAACAGTATGTTCAAGAGACTG GGGATGTTGTCCAACTTTTTGCTGCTGAGGACTACTTGTCCAGGTGTGCTTTGGTGAACTATCGAGTGAAGCAATTTGTATATACTTGTATTCGTGCTGTACATCATAATAG GTATCACTTGAAGGATCAGCTTTTATTAACTCTGAAGGAATCTAATGTATCGGCCATTCCTTTACTGGAGGTCTTAGTATTGTTGATAGATCCCAAACTGCCATGGAGCTGTAAGATAGTATCAAGTCTGTCTAAAAACAGTGCATTTAGTCTACTTAGAGAGATTATTCTTACAGGAAAG GATAATGCTGAAAATTGTATTTACAGTGAAAAAGGATCATCATTGGAGCGTGTGCTTACTGTTGTAACTTGCCACATTGGTCAGAAGCCATGTATCTGTTCACCTACTGATCCAGTATATAGCTTCTCATCACAGATCCTTTCGATTCCTTTCTTGTGGCATGTTTTTCCAAACCTAAAACAG GTATTTGCACAACAGGGCCTGGGCCAACATTACGTTCATGAGATGGCAACATGGTTACCAAATCTGATGAATTCTCTTCCTAATGATATATCAGATGAATTTCCTACCTATGCCTGTCTTCTTGGAAATATATTAGAAACTGGTGGAATTGCTTTGTCTCGACCTGACTGTTCATTTGATATG GCTGTAGACCTTGCTTCTGTTACTACATTTTTGCTGGAATCATATCCATCTCCGACAAGATCTGATGGTAGAGAGA ATTCTAAAATTGCCAATGATGAAATGACTGGCGAAGATGAAGTCATGGAAGTAGTTTTGGATAGGAAATTGAACCAACAAATTTCTAATGCCATTGATACTCGCTTCCTTCTGCAACTG ACAACTATATTATTTAGAGATTTTTCATCTTCAAATGGTTCAGATCATGAGCCAGAGGACAGGGAGGTTGCAGCTGTTGGTGCAGTTTGTGGATTTTTACATGTTATCTTCAACACATTGCCACTTGAAAAGATTATGACTGTACTTGCCTACAGAACTGAACTTGTTCCTATACTTTGGAATTTTATGAAACGGTGCCATGAGAACAAAAAGTGGTCATCTTTGTCTGAACGGTTATCATACCTCTCCGGTGATGCACCAGGTTGGCTGTTGCCACTTTCTGTATTCTGTCCTGTTTACAA GCATATGCTCATGATAGTTGATAATGAGGAGTATTATGAGCAGGAGAAACCACTATCACTGAAGGATATTAGAAGCCTTATCACTCTGCTAAGGCAG GCTCTGTGGCAGTTATTGTGGGTGAATCATACCACATCTGCCAATTTGGTAAAATCGGGTCCCGTCAGCACAGCAATTAAAAAGCAGTTCGAAGCTATTCAACAGAGGGTTAGCATTGTAGTCTCGGAGCTTCTGTCCCAG CTGCAAGATTGGAACAACAGAAGACAGTTTACATCACCCAGTGACTTCCATGCTGATGGGGTGAATGACTACTTTATCTCTCAG GCCATTATAGAAAATACACGAGCAAATGAAATTTTGAAGCAGGCTCCTTTCTTGATACCATTTACTAGCAGGGCTAAAATTTTCACT TCTCAACTAGCTGCTGCTAGACAAAGACAGGGATCTCAGGCTGTTTTTACTAGAAATCGGTTCAAAATTCGTCGGAATCATATTTTGGAAGATGCCTACAATCAAATGAGTCAGCTGTCAGAAGATGACCTTCGAGGACTG ATTCGTGTGGCTTTTGTTAATGAATTTGGAGTTGAAGAGGCAGGAATAGATGGAGGTGGAATATTCAAAGATTTTATGGAGAACATCACACGTGCTGCATTTGATGTGCAATATGGATTATTTAAG GAGACAGCAGATCACCTGCTTTATCCTAATCCTGGATCAGGAATGATACATGAACAACATCTccaatttttccattttcttggTACTCTTCTTGCGAAG GCTATGTTTGAAGGGATTCTGGTTGATTTACCATTTGCTACTTTCTTTTTGAgcaaattgaaacaaaa GCACAACTATCTAAATGACTTGCCTTCCCTGGATCCAGAATTATATCGTcatcttatttttcttaag CATTATGAGGGTGACATTTCGGAGTTGGAACTATATTTTGTTATAGTAAACAATGAATACGGAGAGCAAACAGAAGAGGAGCTGCTTCCACGGGGAAAGAACATCCGTGTTACTAATGAGAATGTCATTACTTTTATTCATCTAGTAGCCAATCACCGCTTGAATTGTCAG ATACGTCAGCAAAGCTCTCATTTCCTGAGAGGATTTCAGCAACTTATTCAGAAGGATTGGATTGATATGTTCAATGAGCATGAACTTCAG CTTTTGATATCAGGTTCACTTGACAGCTTGGATGTTGATGATTTGCGGCAGCATACAAACTATGCAGGAGGCTATCGTAGT GAGGATTATGTTATTGAGACATTCTGGGAAGTTCTCAAAGGCTTTTCatcagaaaacaaaagaaactttTTGAA GTTTGTGACAGGTTGCTCTCGGGGACCATTGCTTGGATTCCGATATCTTGAACCTTTGTTTTGCATACAAAA GGCCGGTGGTAATGCTTCGGAGGAAGCTCTTGACCGATTACCGACATCAGCCACCTGTATGAATTTACTAAAGCTTCCACCTTATAAAAG TAAAGAGCAAATGGAAACCAAATTATTGTATGCCATAAATGCTGACGCTGGCTTTGATTTGAGTTAA